A window of the Odocoileus virginianus isolate 20LAN1187 ecotype Illinois chromosome 20, Ovbor_1.2, whole genome shotgun sequence genome harbors these coding sequences:
- the C5AR2 gene encoding C5a anaphylatoxin chemotactic receptor 2: MENTSLGNEYGDYGDIPDLPVDCADGSCVSVDLLHATPLLLYAAVFLVGVPGNAMMAWVTWKEARQRVSAIWFLQLAVADLLCCLSLPILAVSVAHKGHWPYGAVGCRTLPSVILLSMYASVLLLATLSMDLCLLALRPIWWGAAGRACRVRAACGACWGLALLLTVPSAVYRRLHQEHFPRRLECVVDYGGSTVAENSVTAIRFIFGFLGPLVVVVVCHGALLCHATRRCWPLGLAVVVGFFVCWAPYHALGLILTMAAPHSTLLAQALRAEPLVVGLALAHSCLNPMLFLYFGQAQLRQSLPAACRWALKEPQSEDESMVSKKSTSHDLVSEMEV; this comes from the coding sequence ATGGAGAACACGTCTCTCGGCAACGAGTATGGGGATTACGGTGACATTCCGGATCTCCCGGTGGACTGTGCTGATGGCTCCTGCGTCTCCGTCGACCTCCTCCACGCGACCCCACTCCTGCTGTACGCCGCCGTCTTCCTGGTGGGGGTGCCGGGCAATGCCATGATGGCCTGGGTGACCTGGAAAGAGGCCCGCCAGAGGGTCAGTGCCATCTGGTTCCTCCAACTGGCCGTAGCGGACCTGCTCTGCTGCCTGTCTCTCCCCATCCTGGCAGTGTCGGTCGCTCACAAGGGCCATTGGCCGTACGGGGCAGTGGGCTGCCGGACCCTGCCCTCTGTCATCCTGCTGTCCATGTATGCCAGCGTCCTCCTCCTGGCCACTCTCAGCATGGACCTCTGCCTGCTGGCCCTCAGGCCCATCTGGTGGGGTGCAGCCGGGCGGGCATGCAGGGTACGGGCAGCCTGTGGCGCATGCTGGGGGCTGGCCCTGCTGCTCACCGTGCCCTCGGCCGTCTACCGCCGGCTGCATCAGGAGCATTTCCCACGCCGGCTGGAGTGTGTGGTGGACTATGGTGGCTCGACCGTGGCAGAGAACTCAGTGACGGCCATCAggtttatttttggcttcctGGGGCCACTGGTGGTCGTGGTCGTCTGCCATGGTGCCCTCCTGTGTCATGCTACCCGACGCTGCTGGCCACTGGGCCTAGCCGTGGTGGTGGGGTTTTTTGTCTGCTGGGCCCCCTACCATGCACTGGGACTGATACTCACCATGGCGGCCCCACACTCCACCCTCCTGGCCCAGGCCCTGAGGGCTGAACCCTTGGTGGTGGGCCTGGCTCTTGCTCACAGCTGCCTCAATCCCATGCTTTTCCTCTATTTTGGGCAGGCTCAACTCCGCCAGTCTCTGCCAGCTGCATGTCGCTGGGCCCTGAAGGAGCCACAGAGTGAGGATGAAAGTATGGTCAGCAAGAAATCGACTAGCCACGACCTGGTCTCAGAGATGGAAGTGTAG
- the C5AR1 gene encoding C5a anaphylatoxin chemotactic receptor 1: MDATVLSTPDYSDYDNWTSNPNTMVDASSHTHRLNAPDVIALVIFAAVFLIGVPGNAMVIWVTGSEIKRTVNAIWFLNLAVADFLSCLALPILFTSIIQHNHWSFSDAACRILPSLILLNMYASILLLATISADRFLLVFNPVWCQNYRGAHLAWVACAVAWSLALLLTIPSFVFRQVHVEHFPPKTTCVVEYGRDKVYAEKAVAVVRLAVGFLGPLVTLAICYTFLLIRAWSRTATRSAKTLKVVVAVVTSFFVFWLPYQVTGMMLAFFQAHWDSFKLVSSLDALCVSLAYINCCINPIIYVFAAQGFHARFLKTLPARIRGVLTEESVRRDSKSQTLSTVDTPALKSQAV; encoded by the coding sequence GATGCCACGGTTCTCAGCACCCCTGATTACTCTGATTATGACAATTGGACCTCGAACCCCAACACCATGGTGGATGCCTCTTCCCACACCCACAGGCTTAATGCCCCAGATGTGATCGCCCTGGTGATCTTCGCGGCCGTCTTCCTGATCGGGGTGCCCGGCAATGCCATGGTGATTTGGGTGACAGGGTCTGAGATCAAGCGGACCGTCAATGCCATCTGGTTTCTCAACCTAGCGGTGGCCGACTTCCTCTCCTGCCTGGCGCTGCCCATCTTGTTTACATCCATCATCCAGCACAACCACTGGTCCTTCAGTGACGCCGCCTGTCGAATCCTGCCCTCTCTCATCCTTCTCAACATGTACGCCAGCATCTTACTCCTGGCCACCATCAGCGCCGACCGCTTCCTGCTGGTGTTCAATCCCGTCTGGTGCCAGAACTACCGCGGGGCCCACCTGGCCTGGGTGGCCTGCGCCGTGGCCTGGAGCTTGGCTCTGCTGCTGACCATACCTTCTTTTGTGTTCCGTCAGGTCCACGTAGAGCACTTCCCGCCCAAGACGACATGTGTTGTTGAATACGGTAGGGACAAGGTGTACGCGGAGAAGGCCGTGGCCGTCGTCCGGCTGGCCGTGGGCTTCCTGGGGCCGCTGGTCACGCTTGCCATCTGTTACACCTTCCTCCTGATTCGGGCGTGGAGCCGCACTGCCACGCGCTCCGCCAAGACGCTCAAGGTGGTGGTGGCCGTGGTGACCAGCTTCTTTGTCTTCTGGCTGCCCTACCAGGTGACAGGGATGATGCTGGCCTTTTTCCAGGCACACTGGGACAGCTTCAAACTCGTGTCCAGTCTAGATGCCCTGTGCGTCTCCCTAGCTTATATCAACTGCTGCATTAACCCCATCATTTATGTGTTCGCCGCCCAGGGCTTTCACGCCCGGTTCCTGAAGACCCTCCCCGCCAGGATCCGGGGCGTGTTGACTGAAGAGTCCGTGCGCCGGGATAGCAAGTCCCAGACGCTCTCCACGGTGGATACCCCGGCCCTGAAGAGCCAGGCGGTGTAA